In Strix uralensis isolate ZFMK-TIS-50842 chromosome 26, bStrUra1, whole genome shotgun sequence, a genomic segment contains:
- the TAGLN gene encoding transgelin: MANKGPAYGMSRDVQSKIEKKYDDELEDRLVEWIVAQCGAAVGRPERGRLGFQVWLKNGIVLSRLVNSLYPDGAKPVKVPDAPPTMVFKQMEQIAQFLKAAEDYGVIKTDMFQTVDLFEAKDMAAVQRTLMALGSLAVTKNDGNYHGDPNWFMKKAQEHKREFTESQLKEGKNVIGLQMGTNKGASQAGMSYGRPRQIIS; this comes from the exons ATGGCGAACAAGGGCCCGGCCTATGGCATGAGCAGGGACGTCCAGTCCAAGATCGAGAAGAAGTACGACGACGAGCTGGAGGACCGGCTGGTGGAGTGGATCGTGGCGCAGTGCGGGGCGGCCGTGGGTCGCCCCGAGCGGGGCCGCCTGGGCTTCCAGGTCTGGCTGAAGAACGGCATC GTCCTCAGCCGGCTGGTGAACAGCCTCTACCCCGACGGTGCCAAGCCCGTCAAGGTCCCCGACGCCCCCCCCACCATGGTCTTCAAGCAGATGGAGCAGATCGCCCAGTTCCTCAAGGCGGCCGAGGACTACGGCGTCATCAAGACCGACATGTTCCAGACCGTCGACCTCTTTGAAG CCAAGGACATGGCGGCGGTGCAGAGGACGCTGATGGCCCTGGGGAGCCTCGCGGTCACCAAGAACGACGGGAACTACCACGGGGACCCCAACTGGTTCATGAA GAAGGCGCAGGAGCACAAGCGGGAGTTCACCGAGAGCCAGCTGAAGGAGGGCAAGAACGTCATCGGCCTACAGATGGGGACCAACAAAGGGGCGTCACAGGCGGGGATGAGCTACGGCCGGCCCCGGCAGATCATCAGCTAG